A single candidate division WOR-3 bacterium DNA region contains:
- a CDS encoding thiamine pyrophosphate-dependent enzyme, whose product MARLKDLCKNPELFSSGHRACAGCGEALAVRQVLLATPPNKVVGIMPTGCTEIFSSIYPHSAWQIPMIHTAFETAASTAAGVETAYRFRKKMGLIQDDLKFIAFGGDGGTYDIGFQAISGAFERRHRFLYVCTDNEGYMNTGIQRSSATPYGAHTTTSPAGEVVPGKQMHRKDIMEIIIAHNPAYAAQTTVALWNDLVTKVQKALAADGPSFLNILVPCPLGWGHPGDMTIELSRLAADTCFWPIYEYENGKYKITYEPKEKKPVEEFMKPQGRFAHLFKDEQGKAIIAENKRYIDAQWALLHKKQEALCVA is encoded by the coding sequence ATGGCGCGGCTAAAGGACCTGTGTAAGAATCCGGAGTTGTTTTCAAGCGGACATCGGGCATGTGCCGGCTGCGGCGAAGCGCTGGCGGTGAGACAAGTGCTGCTTGCCACCCCGCCCAACAAGGTGGTAGGCATCATGCCGACCGGGTGTACCGAGATATTCTCGTCCATCTATCCGCATTCAGCTTGGCAGATTCCGATGATTCATACTGCGTTTGAGACTGCGGCCTCGACTGCGGCCGGAGTCGAGACTGCGTACCGGTTCAGAAAGAAGATGGGACTCATTCAGGACGACCTCAAGTTCATCGCCTTTGGCGGCGACGGTGGCACTTATGACATCGGGTTCCAAGCTATCTCCGGCGCCTTCGAGCGCCGGCACCGATTCCTTTATGTATGTACGGACAATGAGGGCTATATGAACACCGGTATTCAACGGTCATCGGCTACGCCTTACGGTGCGCACACGACCACCTCCCCCGCCGGCGAGGTCGTGCCGGGCAAGCAGATGCATCGCAAGGACATAATGGAAATCATTATTGCCCACAATCCGGCCTATGCGGCTCAGACCACGGTTGCCTTATGGAACGACCTTGTAACTAAGGTCCAGAAGGCCCTCGCCGCAGACGGGCCGTCGTTTCTGAACATACTGGTGCCGTGTCCTCTGGGCTGGGGCCATCCAGGCGACATGACCATCGAGCTTTCCCGGCTTGCGGCTGACACGTGCTTCTGGCCCATCTACGAATACGAGAACGGCAAGTACAAGATAACCTACGAGCCGAAAGAAAAGAAGCCGGTTGAGGAGTTCATGAAACCACAGGGTCGGTTCGCGCACCTGTTCAAGGACGAGCAGGGTAAGGCGATAATCGCCGAGAATAAGCGCTACATAGACGCGCAGTGGGCCCTGCTTCATAAGAAACAGGAAGCGCTCTGCGTGGCGTAG